The following coding sequences lie in one Zingiber officinale cultivar Zhangliang chromosome 2B, Zo_v1.1, whole genome shotgun sequence genomic window:
- the LOC122047647 gene encoding uncharacterized protein LOC122047647 translates to MRSSEHGSGGDASEGLASYWWRSIAEESPKGEGTSPHARAVSELERLAAAGTDSLDELRHRLLSYKPGDLWFPTGGIPKEEMDVPPIITILLVGLAGAGKSSLVDLMYCVLGRAGLVHFTSPADKEGRTVCLEEHNVLRSMRNGFCVFDSRGFDCRRMADGLEEVAEWMRDGVRHRQPCHGAVDDSTSAGFHAVNRFARRRVNYTVVVADLYDLHQSLLSGDSRPLEATGELFHFPPIRNSTKESPMLVLTHGDKLSPEERMAARGKVCAYLGVSETKGTYDISCLNEYGAAVEEMDPATSYAVGEAVFRALAVADRSHRPRIRPEDWLLLVVSWLMCGLAAIFAFLSSCCAKIGKPK, encoded by the exons ATGCGCAGCTCGGAGCATGGAAGCGGCGGCGACGCCAGCGAGGGTTTGGCCTCCTACTGGTGGCGCTCCATCGCCGAGGAGTCGCCGAAGGGGGAGGGCACGTCGCCGCACGCGCGGGCTGTGAGCGAGCTCGAGAGGCTCGCGGCGGCGGGGACCGACTCCCTCGACGAACTCCGGCACAGGCTTCTGTCCTACAAGCCCGGGGATCTCTGGTTCCCCACCGGCGGGATCCCGAAGGAGGAGATGGACGTCCCCCCAATCATCACCATCCTGCTGGTGGGGCTCGCCGGCGCCGGCAAAAGCTCGCTGGTGGATCTCATGTACTGCGTCCTCGGCCGCGCTGGATTGGTCCACTTCACTTCCCCCGCAG ACAAAGAGGGGAGAACGGTGTGCCTGGAGGAACACAATGTGCTGAGGTCCATGCGAAACGGCTTCTGCGTCTTCGATTCCCGAGGTTTCGACTGCCGCAGAATGGCCGATGGCCTCGAGGAAGTGGCGGAGTGGATGCGCGATGGTGTCCGGCACCGCCAGCCTTGTCACGGCGCCGTCGATGATTCGACATCCGCTGGGTTCCACGCAGTCAATCGCTTCGCCCGCCGGCGGGTCAACTACACCGTGGTGGTCGCCGACCTCTACGACCTCCACCAATCGCTCCTCTCCGGCGATAGCCGCCCGCTCGAGGCCACCGGCGAGCTCTTCCACTTCCCTCCCATCAGAAACAGTACCA AGGAGAGCCCGATGCTGGTGCTGACGCACGGCGACAAGCTATCGCCGGAGGAGAGGATGGCGGCGCGGGGGAAGGTGTGCGCGTACCTGGGCGTCTCGGAGACGAAGGGCACCTACGACATCTCGTGCCTGAACGAGTACGGCGCGGCGGTGGAGGAGATGGACCCGGCGACGTCGTACGCCGTTGGCGAGGCGGTGTTCCGGGCGCTGGCGGTGGCGGACAGGAGCCACCGCCCGAGGATCCGCCCCGAGGACTGGCTACTTCTGGTGGTCTCCTGGCTGATGTGCGGTCTCGCCGCCATCTTCGCCTTCCTCTCTTCCTGCTGCGCCAAGATTGGTAAACCCAAATAA